The following coding sequences lie in one Mercenaria mercenaria strain notata chromosome 5, MADL_Memer_1, whole genome shotgun sequence genomic window:
- the LOC123557331 gene encoding uncharacterized protein LOC123557331: MKRKMLMRVIILSSILVKLISGICTWPDAFANTVYDDSSKGEITFHTDTLTGWTIKITVITGSPEYDTWRCHSTALYESDNILVMISESTFAPFGTQLYGFICLKLTEITQSSYRYYLNYREEPNIDNERVAMSTNSNRDDWGLLCMLDDTYASYLPAESEYRVMLKSDSVASAKIDCPYAFLGSYDYTHTSSDGTITCESSSDSLSTCTESTEISFDYNTCPTKVAYSVSDSVWCVDTVPSGGNNYITVYNGYDADSDIDNTNVYRFTCIAISVDGTMASIAPNSCRKDQTPDALPTQNGANIGSTLTLTKTAGKLFYICYIVSLYKRH; this comes from the exons ATGAAACGTAAAATGCTGATGCGAGTTATAATACTGTCTTCTATCTTGGTGAAACTTATATCAG GAATTTGCACCTGGCCTGATGCGTTTGCTAATACTGTTTATGACGACAGTAGTAAAGGGGAGATAACTTTTCATACAGATACACTAACTGGCTGGACCATTAAGATCACTGTAATAACTGGCTCCCCGGAATACGACACGTGGAGATGCCACTCAACGGCATTATATGAGTCGGATAATATTTTGGTGATGAT ATCTGAGAGCACATTTGCACCATTTGGGACACAGTTATATGGATTTATTTGTTTGAAACTCACCGAGATTACACAATCATCATATAGATACTACCTTAATTACC GTGAGGAGCCTAACATCGACAATGAAAGGGTTGCAATGTCTACGAACAGCAATAGGGATGACTGGGGTCTTTTATGTATGTTGGACGATACTTACGCGTCATATCTTCCTGCAGAATCAGAGTATAGAGTAATGCTTAAAAGTG ACAGTGTTGCTTCAGCAAAGATAGACTGTCCGTACGCATTTCTTGGCTCTTATGATTACACCCACACTTCCTCTGATGGAACCATTACTTGCGAATCTTCGAGTGACTCTCTATCAACTTGTACCGAGAGCACCGAAATTTCCTTTGATTACAACACGTGTCCAACAAAAGTTGCATATTCAG TATCCGACAGTGTCTGGTGTGTTGATACAGTGCCCTCTGGCGGAAACAACTATATAACAGTGTATAATGGATATGACGCTGATTCAGATATTGACAACACGAACGTTTACCGGTTTACTTGTATT GCAATATCAGTTGATGGTACGATGGCTTCCATTGCCCCTAACAGCTGCCGAAAGGATCAAACACCGGACGCATTACCCACACAAAACGGAGCTAACATCGGCTCTACTTTGACTTTGACAAAAACTGCAGGTAAATTGTTTTATATCTGCTATATCGTATCTCTCTATAAACGACATTGA
- the LOC128557335 gene encoding CUB and sushi domain-containing protein 3-like: MFPSLTVTCPALTAPDSGTVSYSTNGATTTASYTCSSEYSLAGPESRVCQSNNSWADENPTCTCIVPTAPANGSFTVAVDGTLTYYCDVGFVLNGDRTRTCQTNSNTWSGVEPTCDQCDDIVATSGLNITASATGTTTISLFSCAAGYTLDGSSNSTCLLSGSWDSSAPTCLLCEDINSTNTLQAAITTDGYVSTATFTCVTGYHVVGPSSATCDEAGAWNSIPTCECDEQTAFSNGDIEGNGTSSQFSCDAGYSLIGSSVTECLDDGTGWSADPPSCDECDSLVSPVGVYYNLSTDGVVTMATYFCSSGYTMSGQQYSYCQNDGTWNETAPTCINCPDLTDPVSGTVTINTDGVTSVAQYACASEYDISGETASTCLTDGAWDNAPPTCSCSPASVPAYGSVLSDNGVSVYYQCNLNYSMNGTSVRECSIDGTGWSGSDPICVPCETLVSVSGGSFSPTTDGVNTKVEYSCDIGYTINGKKEITCNSDGTWDSSQSTCTQCDTLTAPSGGNFTIYSDDSTVTKAIFTCDVGYTLDGYSELTCEETGQWDNEIPQCECNEPLSPDNGTVTVSNDKTQAEYMCNLGFTLHGVSTRTCQSEGTGWSSSDPVCVGCSTLSSPSNGSVTLSTNGVLTVATYSCDVGFTLNGDVTSQCQVDVTWSTVPPTCLSTASPSECNSGDSGGSNLLPAVIVLAILALCLGIAFGLSVFYIWKLKTKAQGSSNTKASNQNGTFSYDFPASKAPMDHSQHIMDFRNTSSAMSAPMGHHPSPRIDSITPRSLSTTVSSNSLHLSHLNLIREDTTSSVIFDQNNPAPWIKRPKHEHGTSLSTGLFPPITESGTNLTSPRGNNNPGLKYPRKKKQSFTKKMQRQNSINAGKTDVSDKKQGKSRIVKAESVKPMSRPKVMVNRNGSIPKSIGTASNSVMAVPGRKPSEQLARASTPVNHHIEVEDPDQCRTPRSNKFATVQ; this comes from the exons ATGTTTCCTTCCCTTACAGTGACCTGTCCTGCTTTGACTGCACCAGACAGTGGAACTGTGTCATATTCCACAAACGGTGCAACAACTACCGCCAGTTACACTTGTAGCTCTGAGTATTCTCTCGCTGGGCCAGAATCTAGGGTCTGTCAAAGTAACAACTCTTGGGCAGATGAAAACCCTACTTGCA CGTGTATTGTCCCGACTGCCCCTGCGAACGGAAGTTTCACTGTTGCAGTTGACGGGACGTTAACATATTATTGCGATGTCGGATTCGTACTCAATGGTGATCGTACACGTACCTGTCAGACAAATTCGAACACTTGGTCCGGTGTAGAACCAACCTGTG ATCAATGTGATGACATAGTTGCTACCTCGGGTCTGAATATCACAGCCTCGGCCACTGGTACTACAACCATTTCGTTATTTAGTTGTGCGGCTGGTTATACCCTCGATGGATCTTCAAATTCAACGTGTTTGCTGTCAGGATCATGGGATTCAAGCGCACCAACTTGCT TGCTCTGTGAAGATATAAACAGTACAAACACATTGCAAGCAGCAATTACTACAGACGGTTACGTGAGCACTGCAACATTTACATGCGTGACAGGTTATCATGTTGTTGGTCCAAGTTCTGCTACATGCGATGAAGCTGGTGCTTGGAACAGCATACCGACATGTG AATGTGATGaacaaacagcattttcaaatgGTGATATAGAAGGAAACGGAACAAGCTCGCAGTTTTCATGCGATGCAGGATACAGTTTGATTGGTTCCTCAGTAACTGAATGTTTAGACGACGGAACAGGCTGGAGTGCTGATCCACCTTCATGTG ATGAATGTGATTCCCTCGTTAGTCCTGTTGGTGTTTATTATAATTTGTCTACGGACGGTGTAGTTACTATGGCAACGTATTTTTGCAGTTCTGGGTATACTATGTCAGGTCAACAATATTCATATTGTCAGAATGATGGTACCTGGAATGAAACAGCTCCAACATGTA TTAATTGTCCAGATCTGACAGATCCGGTCAGTGGTACAGTTACTATAAACACCGACGGGGTTACAAGCGTAGCTCAGTACGCATGCGCATCGGAGTACGATATTTCTGGTGAAACAGCAAGCACCTGCTTGACAGACGGAGCTTGGGATAACGCTCCACCTACATGTT CTTGTTCCCCGGCAAGTGTACCAGCTTATGGTTCGGTATTATCTGACAATGGAGTGTCGGTTTACTACCAATGTAACTTAAACTACAGTATGAATGGTACAAGTGTCCGGGAATGTTCTATTGATGGAACTGGATGGAGCGGAAGCGACCCAATATGTG ttccaTGCGAAACACTTGTCTCAGTATCCGGCGGCTCTTTTTCACCTACAACAGACGGTGTCAATACAAAAGTGGAGTATTCTTGTGATATTGGTTACACAATCAATGGAAAGAAAGAAATCACGTGCAATTCTGACGGCACGTGGGATTCTAGTCAGTCCACATGCA cTCAATGTGATACTCTTACTGCACCGAGTGGTGGAAACTTCACGATATATAGCGATGACAGCACCGTGACAAAAGCTATCTTCACGTGTGATGTTGGATATACATTGGACGGATATAGTGAACTCACTTGCGAGGAGACTGGACAATGGGATAATGAGATTCCACAATGTG AATGCAACGAACCATTGTCACCTGACAACGGAACAGTCACGGTTTCTAATGACAAAACACAAGCTGAATATATGTGTAACCTAGGGTTTACTTTACACGGAGTTAGTACAAGAACCTGCCAATCAGAGGGTACAGGATGGTCAAGCAGTGACCCTGTCTGTG TCGGGTGTTCAACACTCAGTAGTCCAAGCAATGGCAGCGTCACCTTATCAACAAATGGGGTATTAACAGTAGCCACTTATTCCTGCGACGTAGGATTTACTCTAAATGGAGATGTAACATCGCAGTGCCAGGTTGATGTAACTTGGTCAACCGTACCGCCAACTTGCT TGTCCACAGCTTCGCCGTCAGAGTGCAACAGTGGGGACAGTGGTGGCAGTAATTTATTACCAGCTGTTATTGTTCTTGCCATCCTAGCTTTGTGCTTAGGAATTGCATTTGGTCTATCAGTGTTTTATATATGGAAACTGAAGACAAAAGCACAAGGTTcaa GTAATACTAAAGCATCAAACCAGAACGGAACTTTTTCGTATGATTTCCCAGCTTCTAAAGCACCAATGGATCATTCCCAACATATAATGGACTTTCGAAACACGTCCTCCGCAATGTCTGCACCAATGGGTCACCATCCATCACCAAG AATTGATTCAATAACACCACGATCTCTGTCGACAACTGTTTCTTCAAACAGCCTTCATCTGAGCCATTTGAACCTTATAAGAGAAGATACGACAAGCTCCGtaatatttgatcaaaacaacCCTGCACCTTGGATCAAGAGGCCAAAACACGAACATGGCACCAGCTTAAGTACTGGACTTTTTCCACCAATCACAGAATCTGGAACGAATTTAACCAGTCCGAGAGGAAATAATAACCCCGGGCTGAAATATCCCAGGAAAAAGAAACAATCATTTACCAAAAAGATGCAACGACAAAATTCAATCAATGCTGGTAAAACTGATGTGTCGGATAAAAAACAAGGGAAATCGAGAATAGTAAAGGCAGAATCGGTTAAGCCCATGTCAAGACCAAAAGTTATGGTCAATCGTAACGGCTCCATACCGAAAAGTATTGGAACTGCTAGTAATAGTGTTATGGCTGTGCCAGGGCGGAAACCTTCTGAACAGCTCGCACGAGCATCGACACCAGTGAATCATCACATTGAAGTTGAAGATCCCGATCAATGTAGAACACCTAGATCAAATAAGTTTGCTACTGTTCAATAa
- the LOC128557336 gene encoding uncharacterized protein LOC128557336: protein MKRKMLMRVVILSSILVKLISGFCTWPDPFANTVYDDSSKGEITFQTDTLTGWTIKIGTHEYDTWRCHSTALYESDNILVMITESTFPAFGKQFYGFICLKLTEITQSSYRYYLNYREEPNVDNERVAMSEESNREDWDNLCMLDDRYASYLPAESEYRVMLRSDSVASAKIGCPYVFFGSYEYTHTSSDGTVTCESSSGSLSTCTESTEISFDYNSCSTKVAYSVSDSVWCVDTVPSGGTNYITVYNGYDADSDIDNTNVYRFTCIAISADGTMVSIAPNSCRKDQTPDAVPTQNGANIGSTLTLTKTAESCRMYI, encoded by the exons ATGAAACGTAAAATGCTGATGCGGGTTGTAATCTTGTCTTCTATCTTGGTGAAACTTATATCAG GATTTTGCACCTGGCCTGATCCGTTTGCTAATACTGTTTATGACGACAGCAGTAAAGGGGAGATAACTTTTCAAACAGATACGCTAACTGGTTGGACAATTAAGATCGGCACCCATGAATACGACACATGGAGATGCCACTCAACGGCATTATATGAGTCGGATAACATTTTGGTGATGAT AACTGAAAGCACATTTCCAGCATTTGGGAAACAGTTTTACGGGTTTATTTGTTTGAAGCTAACCGAGATTACGCAATCATCATACAGATACTACCTCAATTATC GTGAAGAGCCTAACGTCGACAATGAAAGGGTTGCAATGTCTGAGGAGAGCAATAGGGAAGACTGGGACAATTTATGTATGTTGGACGATCGGTATGCATCATATCTTCCAGCAGAATCAGAGTATCGAGTAATGCTAAGAAGTg ACAGTGTTGCTTCAGCAAAGATAGGCTGTCCGTACGTGTTTTTTGGCTCGTATGAGTACACTCACACTTCCTCTGATGGAACCGTTACCTGTGAATCTTCGAGTGGCTCTCTATCAACTTGTACCGAGAGCACTGAAATTTCCTTTGATTACAACTCGTGTTCTACAAAAGTTGCATATTCAG TATCCGACAGTGTCTGGTGTGTTGATACAGTGCCCTCTGGCGGCACAAATTATATAACAGTGTATAATGGATATGACGCTGATTCAGATATTGACAACACGAACGTTTACCGGTTTACTTGTATT GCAATATCAGCTGATGGTACGATGGTTTCCATTGCCCCTAACAGCTGCCGAAAGGATCAAACACCGGACGCAGTACCCACACAAAACGGAGCTAATATCGGCTCTACTTTGACTTTGACAAAAACTGCAG aatCCTGTCGTATGTATATTTGA
- the LOC128557081 gene encoding uncharacterized protein LOC128557081, with amino-acid sequence MATASPSESNSGDSGGSNLLPAVIVLAILALCLGIAFGLSVFYIWKQKENAQCSSNTKASNQNGNFSYNFPASKAPMDHSQHIMDFRNTSSAMSAPMSHHPSPRMDSITPRSLSTTVSSNSLHLSHLNLIREDTTSSVIFDQNNPAPWIKRPKHEHGTSLSTGLFPPITESGTNLTSPRGNNNTGQKHPRKKKQSFTKKMQRQNSINASKTDVSDKEQGKSRIVKAESVKPMSRPKVTVNRNGSIPKSIGTASNGGMAVPKLKLSEQPARASTPVNHQIEVKDPDQCRTPRSNKFPTVQ; translated from the exons TGGCCACAGCTTCACCGTCCGAGAGCAATAGTGGGGACAGTGGTGGCAGTAATTTATTACCAGCTGTTATTGTTCTTGCCATCCTAGCTTTGTGCTTAGGAATTGCATTTGGTCTATCAGTATTTTATATATGGAAACAGAAGGAAAACGCACAATGTTCaa GTAATACTAAAGCATCAAACCAGAACGGAAATTTTTCGTATAATTTCCCAGCTTCCAAAGCACCAATGGATCATTCCCAACATATAATGGACTTTCGAAACACGTCCTCCGCAATGTCTGCACCAATGAGTCATCATCCATCACCAAG AATGGATTCAATAACACCACGATCTCTGTCCACAACTGTTTCTTCGAACAGCCTTCATTTGAGCCATTTGAACCTTATAAGAGAAGATACGACAAGCTCGGtaatatttgatcaaaacaacCCTGCACCTTGGATCAAGAGGCCAAAACACGAACATGGCACCAGTTTGAGTACTGGACTTTTTCCACCAATCACAGAATCTGGAACGAATTTAACCAGTCCGAGAGGAAATAATAACACCGGGCAGAAACATCCTAGGAAAAAGAAACAATCATTTACCAAAAAGATGCAACGACAAAATTCAATCAATGCTAGTAAAACTGATGTGTCGGATAAAGAACAAGGGAAATCGAGAATAGTAAAAGCGGAATCGGTTAAGCCCATGTCAAGACCAAAAGTTACGGTCAATCGTAACGGCTCCATACCGAAAAGTATTGGAACTGCTAGTAATGGTGGTATGGCTGTGCCAAAGTTGAAACTTTCTGAACAGCCCGCACGAGCATCGACACCAGTGAATCATCAGATTGAAGTGAAAGATCCCGACCAATGTAGAACACCTAGATCAAATAAGTTTCCTACTGTTCAATAA